In one Neobacillus sp. WH10 genomic region, the following are encoded:
- the dapA gene encoding 4-hydroxy-tetrahydrodipicolinate synthase, which translates to MNFGQVLTAMVTPFDQNGEIDFNATRDLVNYLIANGSDGLVIAGTTGESPTLTTEEKAALFKFVVKVVDGRVPVIAGTGSNNTRASISLTTLAEEAGVDGIMLVVPYYNKPSQEGLFQHFKAIADSTVLPVMLYNIPGRSVINMSVDTIVRLSKIDNIVAIKEASGNLDAMAEIISLTADDFTLYSGDDSLTLPVLVIGGAGVVSVASHIIGNELQEMINNFKNGHLKEAASAHRHLLPIMKALFAAPNPTPVKAALNMTGIKVGSVRLPLVPLNSEEKLALQRVLPTSKIETLI; encoded by the coding sequence ATGAATTTTGGCCAAGTTTTAACAGCTATGGTTACGCCATTTGATCAAAATGGTGAAATTGATTTTAACGCTACAAGAGATTTAGTAAATTATTTAATTGCGAATGGTTCTGATGGATTAGTCATTGCAGGTACAACCGGTGAATCCCCTACCTTAACAACCGAGGAAAAGGCAGCTTTATTTAAATTTGTTGTAAAAGTAGTGGATGGAAGAGTACCGGTCATCGCTGGAACAGGTTCTAATAACACGAGGGCTTCCATTAGTCTAACAACACTTGCGGAGGAAGCGGGTGTTGATGGGATCATGCTTGTTGTTCCATACTATAACAAACCATCTCAAGAAGGCTTATTTCAACACTTTAAAGCAATCGCAGATTCAACCGTCCTACCAGTCATGCTTTATAATATCCCTGGACGGAGCGTCATCAACATGTCAGTTGATACAATTGTTCGTCTCTCAAAGATTGACAATATCGTCGCGATAAAAGAAGCAAGCGGCAACTTAGATGCCATGGCAGAAATTATCAGCCTTACTGCAGATGATTTTACGTTGTATAGTGGCGATGATAGTTTAACATTACCAGTTTTAGTGATTGGTGGAGCGGGAGTAGTCTCTGTTGCTTCTCACATCATCGGGAATGAATTACAGGAAATGATAAATAACTTTAAAAATGGTCATCTAAAGGAGGCAGCTTCAGCACATCGACATCTGCTCCCGATTATGAAAGCCTTATTTGCTGCACCTAATCCAACACCGGTAAAAGCAGCATTAAACATGACCGGGATTAAAGTTGGCAGTGTCCGCTTACCATTGGTACCATTAAACAGTGAAGAAAAATTAGCACTACAACGGGTTCTTCCAACAAGCAAAATTGAAACATTAATTTAA
- a CDS encoding dihydroorotate dehydrogenase: protein MPDWSYHTIFKPLVSRLPNALGREFIHRGMNIVSSLPGGTAFIEFLGHMSPSPALKKNLFGLTFSNPIGLSGKIDPFLSGTKAFSHLGFGFIEIGPITRTPNHSENPARFSKNKDEIIFPNPLESMGIEQALQRLQALRHLNKPIFIRLGQELSFEETVSILPSFSPYGAAFIIEKMYESEQFYAMKRVMKSKPIFLSIQQCSVYHDMPLIQKLKESGCIDGIFLEERTESVEKEQTFPVKQTTELIQTVKCLKSNGFDHVPLMISGGVLEPEDALTLISEGVELILLTNGYVLSGPGLPKRINEAIEDQLCIHQEKRSGWIWYWLFGLLITLGGLIALFFSLSFVILPYDEAFLGLTREELIVINPTIFYFMAHDRMTLAGTMISGGVLYMQLARHAVMFGYHWARKAIHLGGTVGFLGILLFIAYGYFDWLHAIFWIVLLPFFMIGRRKTNYSNRSPISKNRTNHPTWKKSLWGQLCFVVLGFSFIIGGLVISFIGATNVFVPTDIDFICMTPDQLNDVNGRLISLIAHDRAGFGSALISVGLLVLMISLWGFHQGEKWIWKTLLIGGIPAFVSGIVTHFIIGYTTFIHILPAYFALFLYVTGLILSRSFFFETKRK from the coding sequence ATGCCTGATTGGTCATACCATACAATTTTTAAACCTTTGGTATCACGGCTGCCAAATGCACTGGGAAGAGAGTTTATTCATCGGGGGATGAACATAGTTTCATCTCTGCCGGGTGGAACTGCATTCATTGAGTTTTTGGGTCATATGTCTCCATCGCCAGCACTTAAAAAGAATTTATTTGGTCTCACATTCTCCAATCCTATTGGATTAAGTGGGAAAATAGATCCGTTCTTATCGGGGACAAAGGCGTTTTCTCACTTAGGTTTTGGGTTTATTGAAATAGGTCCCATAACTAGAACTCCGAATCATTCTGAAAATCCTGCCCGATTTTCAAAAAATAAAGACGAAATTATCTTTCCCAATCCATTAGAATCGATGGGAATTGAGCAGGCTTTACAGAGGCTGCAAGCATTAAGGCATCTTAATAAACCGATATTTATTCGTTTAGGTCAAGAGCTGTCCTTTGAGGAAACAGTCAGCATATTACCGTCATTTTCTCCTTATGGAGCAGCCTTTATCATAGAAAAAATGTACGAGAGTGAACAGTTTTATGCAATGAAGCGCGTAATGAAAAGTAAGCCGATTTTCCTTTCTATTCAACAATGTAGTGTTTACCATGACATGCCTCTCATTCAAAAACTAAAAGAGTCTGGTTGTATTGATGGGATTTTTTTAGAGGAAAGAACTGAAAGTGTTGAAAAAGAACAGACCTTTCCAGTTAAGCAAACAACCGAATTGATTCAAACAGTAAAATGTCTTAAATCAAATGGATTTGACCATGTACCATTAATGATTTCAGGGGGAGTATTGGAGCCAGAAGATGCGCTCACACTCATTTCAGAGGGTGTTGAGCTTATCTTGCTTACGAATGGCTACGTCCTTTCAGGGCCAGGTCTGCCGAAAAGAATTAATGAAGCGATCGAGGATCAATTATGTATCCATCAAGAAAAGAGATCTGGCTGGATATGGTATTGGCTATTTGGTCTCCTAATTACTCTTGGCGGATTGATTGCTTTATTCTTTAGCCTGTCTTTCGTAATTCTTCCTTATGATGAAGCTTTTTTAGGGTTAACTCGCGAAGAACTAATCGTCATCAATCCAACGATCTTTTATTTCATGGCTCATGATCGGATGACACTGGCCGGAACGATGATTTCAGGTGGAGTTTTATATATGCAACTAGCACGCCACGCGGTAATGTTTGGATATCATTGGGCTCGTAAGGCCATTCATCTAGGAGGAACTGTTGGTTTTTTAGGTATTTTGCTGTTTATTGCTTATGGTTATTTTGATTGGCTTCATGCTATTTTTTGGATCGTCCTTTTGCCATTTTTTATGATCGGGCGGCGAAAAACAAATTATTCAAATCGATCTCCGATATCGAAAAATCGAACCAATCATCCAACATGGAAAAAAAGTTTATGGGGACAACTCTGTTTTGTCGTTCTCGGTTTCTCATTTATCATTGGCGGCTTGGTGATTTCTTTTATTGGCGCAACCAATGTATTTGTGCCGACTGACATCGATTTTATTTGTATGACACCAGATCAATTAAATGATGTTAATGGACGGCTTATTTCTCTGATTGCGCATGACCGAGCTGGGTTTGGCAGTGCTTTAATTAGTGTTGGATTGCTTGTGCTCATGATTTCACTATGGGGATTTCATCAAGGGGAAAAATGGATTTGGAAAACGTTACTAATCGGGGGAATACCGGCGTTCGTTTCTGGCATTGTGACTCATTTTATCATTGGATATACAACGTTTATCCATATCCTGCCGGCCTATTTTGCTTTATTTCTGTATGTGACGGGATTAATCCTTTCGCGAAGTTTCTTTTTCGAAACCAAAAGAAAATAG